A genomic segment from Ptychodera flava strain L36383 chromosome 8, AS_Pfla_20210202, whole genome shotgun sequence encodes:
- the LOC139138238 gene encoding histone-lysine N-methyltransferase, H3 lysine-79 specific-like isoform X8, which yields MAKELRLHSPAGAEPVVYTWPIPAQDNRDGALEIVDTIRWVCEEIPELKLAMEKFALNDCDVKSYESMSILCEKYNRAIDGILQLRNGVSCPGRVNRKAGTGLLRHIMQQVYNHAISDPDKLNSYEPFSPEVYGETSYDLVAQMIDEITMTEDDTFIDLGSGVGQVVLQVAAATRCKLAYGIEKADVPAEYALRMDKEYRKWMRWYGKEYSHYQLDKGDFLSNEMKDKIASASVIFVNNFAFGPEVDHQLKIRFANMKEGAKIVSSKSFCPLNFKITHRNLNDVASIMRVVELSPLRGSVSWTGKPVSYYLHTIDSSILEKYFQRQKNPKLREEEDQIRRTKKNYNEKFQAAKNLDFESANSNDSDYNVFGPTTRRQWSDWVSGKENQKASEEKQKAAGGIAKKYRRRKKDKDKIGAKKHKKSLKVKPKKDMKGMRRGPGRPRKNAISVGSTKTKRSAAIAIDLLHAHTISINNTQQHTGKKKSAEFQQSSPSFNVPSMFSSHSGLKMSSLPLSPVPPVPQACQLQLHEHQQQFLQTTECPHALQQLLDLYKFQFLQFMHNMKNPAFHSSIQQKIDQEQAKRAQLVNRISHLDKQIDYLTQDSVKLLHTRLDEVRAPPLVKVGIKANNPNELLSRSKDIVVRHKDLQMKSGALEKNVKELEMEQRKLFQMNEHELLENSNFLGKLCSTTNEQTTAITNKIRREVHNRKKLKRKVTKLETEVQALESLAKDDELHQVQTQDPTKKQPRKNGEKRGTKGSPRNRTSGQKISELLAAKDAARAQQDEKDLWTSEVQTVPNHVSSDYTMTSPAKLALRRHLSQEFQPAVDGQGQASNIEGESRLLELAGKPVQPTNCSGQTSMMLDANCFSEMPQILPGADSLTAAMTLNNAIPVSVATDPTKNSKRNKSGVQSSNCPKKSMSPKSPRSRTSKKSPVSKSPDRHQNSKMMESLKVEQSSNKSPISGQGSVQSPRAHNGTFFNMDHSMARDSQSNKSPLGHSTSPIAAFNKSPLGHSTSPIGGGGGYTQLSPNQHDCRGNLTPVQKPALISPLEIMHQSYGQASSTAPLCVNTSPVTSTAAVAAALGPPLSPQNVQLYPSPGCKSPARLKGNKHDDSCIADQPKPPINHCDIKMKEQTQYFVGINGPNHSGVTHKGKPSSMSCMNSEAVSAVPHSDSKPSNKKKRKQPSSSQSPNRIPHKRQSPDNGTIKPINLHEPQDSILSMVSTVNQPLHISAISSPESSAKSSPVPGLNGENKDTTLLEKGLLISSLEKSFQLAEKTAENDPSQSSVHDENADSDRCRPLTPGGKTPEAIDSNLQEEMSSLTGGDKSSSAESKEAANTRSFEAHITSGFNALMAYASHQLDKRGKKHCKDAKEVGKKESRRQSPVANGPVPEQNDQCRDHTSLTKEVQGMVNGVVLKAERETCNGRVETANLPRMSPLNTPPPDITNTKDRQQQISPPLISNTSHLPQNNITNKDIGRVNSANTSFADIHVKSEVNFNPSFSDQASNKRTDKNSAKVVPVHVSMNDTEPVVPYHKKFSQRDRDVGRNHSKPWLQKGHHRRNNHDSKYNKFNKNPDWKHQNKVSHFTGFNDLHRTGNNMQMNNHGPVPPPLPPLLPPRTNQAMTSPVNEHSPTSYGPIGFTDRHSPVMEAQTPGSRLSMSFTTPGLNYPSTTASYMSAGLGSYGKGASYLTNSLSSWGPPPPNISLQPQSYAGTSLPPPPPPNRVPPTLSGPPPRMSVSTPPPNISLSHGERPPPPPPGRPMNSEPPPPPPPPGRPPTAVSSSMSKVPPIRPNIVNSNFGMNSMIPPYGMPASGHDVSMPMYIRNGPYSNA from the exons CTATGAAAGCATGTCCATATTATGCGAGAAGTACAACCGTGCAATTGATGGCATCCTGCAGCTG AGAAATGGTGTGAGCTGTCCCGGCCGGGTCAACAGGAAGGCGGGCACAGGGCTGTTACGACACATCATGCAGCAGGTGTACAACCATGCCATATCAGATCCTGACAAGTTGAATAGTTACGAGCCATTTTCACCAGAG GTTTACGGGGAAACATCTTACGATCTGGTAGCGCAGATGATTGACGAGATAACGATGACTGAAGATGATACGTTCATTGATTTAGGCAGTG GTGTTGGTCAAGTGGTTCTACAGGTTGCGGCAGCCACCAGATGTAAATTGGCGTACGGCATTGAGAAAGCTGATGTACCAGCCGAGTATGCTTTG CGTATGGACAAAGAGTACCGCAAGTGGATGAGATGGTATGGCAAAGAGTACAGCCACTATCAGCTTGACAAGGGTGACTTCCTCAGCAATGAGATGAAGGACAAAATAGCAAGTGCCAG TGTGATTTTTGTCAACAATTTTGCATTTGGACCAGAAGTAGACCATCAG CTTAAGATTCGGTTTGCCAACATGAAAGAAGGCGCCAAGATTGTGTCATCAAAGTCTTTCTGTCCATTGAATTTCAAGATCACACACAGAAATTTGAATG ATGTTGCCAGTATTATGCGGGTAGTTGAGTTATCACCGCTGCGTGGTTCAGTATCCTGGACTGGAAAACCAGTATCTTATTATCTTCACACCATAGACAGTTCTATC cttgaaaaatattttcaaaggcAGAAAAATCCCAAACTCAGG GAAGAAGAGGACCAAATCAGaagaacaaagaaaaattacaatgaaaaatttcaagcggctaaaaatcttgattttgaatctGCAAACAGTAATGACAGTGATTACAATGTATTTGGACCAACAACTAGACGGCAGTGGTCAGACTGGGTGTCTGGCAAAGAAAACCAGAAAGCCAGTGAAGAGAAGCAG AAAGCTGCTGGGGGAATCGCCAAGAAGTACCGGAGACGGAAGAAGGACAAGGACAAGATTGGCGCTAAGAAACACAAGAAATCTCTGAAGGTAAAACCCAAAAAG GATATGAAAGGTATGCGTCGAGGCCCAGGGCGACCACGGAAGAATGCCATCAGCGTGGGCAGCACCAAAACAAAGAGATCGGCTGCAATAGCGATAGATCTACTTCACGCACACACAATATCAATCAACAACACTCAGCAGCATACCGGTAAGAAAAAAT CTGCAGAGTTCCAACAGTCAAGTCCAAGCTTTAATGTACCCAGTATGTTTTCTTCACACTCTGGGTTGAAAATGTCGTCCCTTCCTCTGTCGCCGGTACCACCTGTACCCCAGGCTTGCCAGCTTCAgttgcatgaacaccaacaacAGTTTCTTCAGACGACGGAGTGTCCCCACGCTTTGCAGCAGTTGCTGG atttgtacAAGTTTCAGTTTCTGCAGTTCATGCATAACATGAAAAACCCTGCATTCCACTCATCAATACAGCAGAAAATTGACCAGGAACAG GCTAAACGAGCCCAGTTAGTCAACCGTATTTCTCACCTGGACAAACAGATCGACTATCTGACACAAGATAGTGTCAAACTTCTCCACACTAGGCTAGATGAGGTAAGAGCGCCACCATTGGTAAAA GTTGGAATCAAAGCAAACAATCCCAATGAGCTGTTGTCAAGGTCTAAGGATATTGTGGTCAGACACAAAGACTTGCAGATGAAGAGTGGCGCTTTggagaaaaatgtgaaagaacttGAAATGGAACAAAGGAAGCTG TTTCAGATGAATGAACATGAATTACTGGAGAATAGTAATTTTTTAGGGAAATTATGCAGTACTACCAATGAACAGACAACAGCCATCACCAATAAAATCAGACGGGAGGTTCACAACCGGAAGAAACTGAAGAGAAAAGTCACCAAGCTGGAGACAGAGGTCCAGGCCTTGGAGAGCTTGGCCAAGGATGATGAGCTTCACCAGGTGCAGACACAAGATCCGACCAAGAAACAACCAAGGAAAAACGGAGAGAAGAGAGGCACCAAAGGAAGCCCAAGAAACAGAACAAGTGGCCAGAAGATATCAGAGCTCCTGGCGGCCAAGGATGCGGCTCGCGCCCAGCAGGACGAGAAGGACCTGTGGACATCAGAAGTTCAAACTGTGCCGAATCATGTCTCATCAGACTATACCATGACCTCGCCGGCCAAGTTGGCGCTGCGCAGGCACCTGTCTCAGGAATTTCAGCCAGCAGTTGATGGCCAAGGACAGGCATCAAATATTGAGGGTGAAAGCAGACTCCTCGAACTGGCTGGTAAACCTGTACAACCAACTAATTGCAGTGGACAGACCTCCATGATGCTAGATGCCAACTGTTTCAGTGAGATGCCACAAATATTACCGGGCGCTGACAGTCTGACCGCTGCAATGACTCTGAATAATGCTATTCCTGTCTCTGTTGCTACTGATCctacaaaaaattcaaagagGAACAAAAGTGGCGTTCAGAGCTCAAATTGTCCAAAGAAGAGCATGTCTCCTAAGTCGCCAAGGTCAAGGACAAGTAAGAAGTCGCCTGTCTCCAAATCCCCTGACAGGCACCAGAACTCAAAGATGATGGAGTCTTTGAAAGTGGAACAATCATCAAACAAAAGTCCAATCTCAGGGCAGGGCAGTGTGCAAAGTCCAAGGGCACACAATGGAACATTTTTCAACATGGACCACTCAATGGCAAGAGATTCCCAAAGCAATAAATCTCCTCTTGGCCACAGCACAAGTCCCATAGCTGCTTTCAACAAATCACCGCTAGGCCATAGCACTAGCCCCATAGGGGGAGGGGGTGGGTACACACAGTTGTCACCAAACCAACACGACTGCAGAGGTAATCTTACACCAGTGCAGAAACCAGCTTTAATAAGCCCATTGGAAATCATGCACCAAAGTTATGGCCAAGCAAGTTCCACAGCACCTCTCTGTGTCAATACTTCGCCGGTGACATCAACAGCCGCTGTGGCCGCGGCACTTGGGCCACCACTCAGTCCACAGAACGTCCAGTTGTACCCCTCGCCCGGCTGCAAGAGTCCAGCCAGGTTAAAGGGCAACAAACATGATGACAGCTGCATTGCTGACCAACCAAAACCACCGATCAACCACTGCGATATCAAAATGAAAGAGCAGACTCAGTACTTTGTTGGCATCAATGGACCTAACCACTCTGGTGTTACACACAAGGGGAAACCATCATCTATGAGTTGCATGAATTCAGAAGCTGTATCAGCAGTGCCACATAGCGACAGCAAACCCAGCAacaagaagaaaagaaaacagcCTTCGTCATCCCAATCACCCAACAGAATACCTCATAAGAGACAATCACCCGACAACGGAACGATCAAACCAATTAACCTTCATGAGCCACAGGACTCAATTCTCTCAATGGTTAGCACTGTCAACCAACCATTACATATCTCAGCCATTTCATCACCAGAAAGCTCAGCCAAGTCGTCTCCTGTACCAGGCCTCAACGGAGAAAACAAAGACACTACTCTCCTGGAGAAAGGGCTGTTAATTTCATCCTTGGAAAAATCTTTCCAGCTCGCAGAGAAGACAGCAGAGAATGACCCAAGTCAGAG CAGTGTCCATGACGAGAATGCAGATAGTGATCGGTGTCGACCTTTGACCCCAGGTGGGAAAACACCAGAAGCCATTGATAGTAATTTACAAG AGGAGATGTCAAGTTTGACCGGTGGTGACAAGAGTTCATCGGCGGAATCCAAGGAGGCTGCCAACACCAGATCCTTTGAAGCACACATCACCAGTGGTTTTAATGCGCTGATGGCGTATGCATCCCATCAGCTGGATAAACGAGGCAAAAAACACTGCAAGGATGCCAAGGAAGTAGGAAAGAAAGAGAGCCGGAGGCAAAGTCCAGTGGCAAATGGACCGGTACCCGAGCAAAATGACCAGTGCCGAGATCATACTAGTTTGACTAAAGAAGTTCAAGGAATGGTGAATGGAGTGGTGCTCAAAGCTGAACGCGAGACTTGTAATGGAAGGGTGGAAACAGCCAATTTACCGAGAATGTCTCCTTTAAACACACCTCCGCCTGACATCACCAACACCAAAGATAGACAGCAGCAGATTAGTCCACCTCTTATTTCCAACACTTCTCATCTGCCACAGAATAATATCACCAACAAAGACATTGGGAGAGTGAATTCTGCTAACACAAGCTTTGCAGACATTCATGTAAAGTCTGAAGTTaatttcaacccaagtttcagTGACCAGGCAAGTAACAAACGCACGGATAAAAACAGTGCAAAGGTTGTTCCAGTGCATGTATCAATGAACGACACAGAGCCAGTGGTACCGTATCATAAAAAGTTCTCACAGAGAGACAGGGATGTAGGCAGAAACCATAGCAAGCCCTGGCTGCAGAAAGGTCATCACCGTCGTAATAACCATGACAGCAAATACAACAAGTTCAATAAGAACCCAGACTGGAAGCACCAGAACAAAGTGTCCCACTTCACTGGGTTCAATGACCTGCACAGGACTGGCAACAACATGCAGATGAACAATCACGGACCTGTTCCTCCACCACTGCCTCCCCTGTTACCCCCCAGGACAAACCAAGCCATGACCTCCCCAGTGAATGAGCACTCTCCCACTTCTTATGGACCAATAGGGTTTACCGACAGACATAGTCCGGTAATGGAGGCCCAAACACCGGGGAGTAGGCTTTCTATGTCATTTACAACACCAGGGTTGAACTACCCATCGACAACGGCATCTTACATGTCAGCAGGTTTGGGTTCATATGGGAAAGGAGCATCATACCTGACTAATTCACTGTCCTCATGGGGGCCACCACCACCTAATATTTCACTCCAGCCACAATCATATGCGGGTACATCATTGCCGCCACCGCCGCCACCAAACAGAGTACCTCCAACACTGAGTGGACCTCCACCACGAATGTCAGTCTCCACACCTCCTCCAAATATCTCATTGTCTCACGGTGAGCGACCTCCACCCCCACCACCTGGAAGACCAATGAATTCTGAACCCCCACCG
- the LOC139138238 gene encoding histone-lysine N-methyltransferase, H3 lysine-79 specific-like isoform X9: protein MAKELRLHSPAGAEPVVYTWPIPAQDNRDGALEIVDTIRWVCEEIPELKLAMEKFALNDCDVKSYESMSILCEKYNRAIDGILQLRNGVSCPGRVNRKAGTGLLRHIMQQVYNHAISDPDKLNSYEPFSPEVYGETSYDLVAQMIDEITMTEDDTFIDLGSGVGQVVLQVAAATRCKLAYGIEKADVPAEYALRMDKEYRKWMRWYGKEYSHYQLDKGDFLSNEMKDKIASASVIFVNNFAFGPEVDHQLKIRFANMKEGAKIVSSKSFCPLNFKITHRNLNDVASIMRVVELSPLRGSVSWTGKPVSYYLHTIDSSILEKYFQRQKNPKLREEEDQIRRTKKNYNEKFQAAKNLDFESANSNDSDYNVFGPTTRRQWSDWVSGKENQKASEEKQKAAGGIAKKYRRRKKDKDKIGAKKHKKSLKVKPKKDMKGMRRGPGRPRKNAISVGSTKTKRSAAIAIDLLHAHTISINNTQQHTAAEFQQSSPSFNVPSMFSSHSGLKMSSLPLSPVPPVPQACQLQLHEHQQQFLQTTECPHALQQLLDLYKFQFLQFMHNMKNPAFHSSIQQKIDQEQAKRAQLVNRISHLDKQIDYLTQDSVKLLHTRLDEVRAPPLVKVGIKANNPNELLSRSKDIVVRHKDLQMKSGALEKNVKELEMEQRKLFQMNEHELLENSNFLGKLCSTTNEQTTAITNKIRREVHNRKKLKRKVTKLETEVQALESLAKDDELHQVQTQDPTKKQPRKNGEKRGTKGSPRNRTSGQKISELLAAKDAARAQQDEKDLWTSEVQTVPNHVSSDYTMTSPAKLALRRHLSQEFQPAVDGQGQASNIEGESRLLELAGKPVQPTNCSGQTSMMLDANCFSEMPQILPGADSLTAAMTLNNAIPVSVATDPTKNSKRNKSGVQSSNCPKKSMSPKSPRSRTSKKSPVSKSPDRHQNSKMMESLKVEQSSNKSPISGQGSVQSPRAHNGTFFNMDHSMARDSQSNKSPLGHSTSPIAAFNKSPLGHSTSPIGGGGGYTQLSPNQHDCRGNLTPVQKPALISPLEIMHQSYGQASSTAPLCVNTSPVTSTAAVAAALGPPLSPQNVQLYPSPGCKSPARLKGNKHDDSCIADQPKPPINHCDIKMKEQTQYFVGINGPNHSGVTHKGKPSSMSCMNSEAVSAVPHSDSKPSNKKKRKQPSSSQSPNRIPHKRQSPDNGTIKPINLHEPQDSILSMVSTVNQPLHISAISSPESSAKSSPVPGLNGENKDTTLLEKGLLISSLEKSFQLAEKTAENDPSQSSVHDENADSDRCRPLTPGGKTPEAIDSNLQEEMSSLTGGDKSSSAESKEAANTRSFEAHITSGFNALMAYASHQLDKRGKKHCKDAKEVGKKESRRQSPVANGPVPEQNDQCRDHTSLTKEVQGMVNGVVLKAERETCNGRVETANLPRMSPLNTPPPDITNTKDRQQQISPPLISNTSHLPQNNITNKDIGRVNSANTSFADIHVKSEVNFNPSFSDQASNKRTDKNSAKVVPVHVSMNDTEPVVPYHKKFSQRDRDVGRNHSKPWLQKGHHRRNNHDSKYNKFNKNPDWKHQNKVSHFTGFNDLHRTGNNMQMNNHGPVPPPLPPLLPPRTNQAMTSPVNEHSPTSYGPIGFTDRHSPVMEAQTPGSRLSMSFTTPGLNYPSTTASYMSAGLGSYGKGASYLTNSLSSWGPPPPNISLQPQSYAGTSLPPPPPPNRVPPTLSGPPPRMSVSTPPPNISLSHGERPPPPPPGRPMNSEPPPPPPPPGRPPTAVSSSMSKVPPIRPNIVNSNFGMNSMIPPYGMPASGHDVSMPMYIRNGPYSNA from the exons CTATGAAAGCATGTCCATATTATGCGAGAAGTACAACCGTGCAATTGATGGCATCCTGCAGCTG AGAAATGGTGTGAGCTGTCCCGGCCGGGTCAACAGGAAGGCGGGCACAGGGCTGTTACGACACATCATGCAGCAGGTGTACAACCATGCCATATCAGATCCTGACAAGTTGAATAGTTACGAGCCATTTTCACCAGAG GTTTACGGGGAAACATCTTACGATCTGGTAGCGCAGATGATTGACGAGATAACGATGACTGAAGATGATACGTTCATTGATTTAGGCAGTG GTGTTGGTCAAGTGGTTCTACAGGTTGCGGCAGCCACCAGATGTAAATTGGCGTACGGCATTGAGAAAGCTGATGTACCAGCCGAGTATGCTTTG CGTATGGACAAAGAGTACCGCAAGTGGATGAGATGGTATGGCAAAGAGTACAGCCACTATCAGCTTGACAAGGGTGACTTCCTCAGCAATGAGATGAAGGACAAAATAGCAAGTGCCAG TGTGATTTTTGTCAACAATTTTGCATTTGGACCAGAAGTAGACCATCAG CTTAAGATTCGGTTTGCCAACATGAAAGAAGGCGCCAAGATTGTGTCATCAAAGTCTTTCTGTCCATTGAATTTCAAGATCACACACAGAAATTTGAATG ATGTTGCCAGTATTATGCGGGTAGTTGAGTTATCACCGCTGCGTGGTTCAGTATCCTGGACTGGAAAACCAGTATCTTATTATCTTCACACCATAGACAGTTCTATC cttgaaaaatattttcaaaggcAGAAAAATCCCAAACTCAGG GAAGAAGAGGACCAAATCAGaagaacaaagaaaaattacaatgaaaaatttcaagcggctaaaaatcttgattttgaatctGCAAACAGTAATGACAGTGATTACAATGTATTTGGACCAACAACTAGACGGCAGTGGTCAGACTGGGTGTCTGGCAAAGAAAACCAGAAAGCCAGTGAAGAGAAGCAG AAAGCTGCTGGGGGAATCGCCAAGAAGTACCGGAGACGGAAGAAGGACAAGGACAAGATTGGCGCTAAGAAACACAAGAAATCTCTGAAGGTAAAACCCAAAAAG GATATGAAAGGTATGCGTCGAGGCCCAGGGCGACCACGGAAGAATGCCATCAGCGTGGGCAGCACCAAAACAAAGAGATCGGCTGCAATAGCGATAGATCTACTTCACGCACACACAATATCAATCAACAACACTCAGCAGCATACCG CTGCAGAGTTCCAACAGTCAAGTCCAAGCTTTAATGTACCCAGTATGTTTTCTTCACACTCTGGGTTGAAAATGTCGTCCCTTCCTCTGTCGCCGGTACCACCTGTACCCCAGGCTTGCCAGCTTCAgttgcatgaacaccaacaacAGTTTCTTCAGACGACGGAGTGTCCCCACGCTTTGCAGCAGTTGCTGG atttgtacAAGTTTCAGTTTCTGCAGTTCATGCATAACATGAAAAACCCTGCATTCCACTCATCAATACAGCAGAAAATTGACCAGGAACAG GCTAAACGAGCCCAGTTAGTCAACCGTATTTCTCACCTGGACAAACAGATCGACTATCTGACACAAGATAGTGTCAAACTTCTCCACACTAGGCTAGATGAGGTAAGAGCGCCACCATTGGTAAAA GTTGGAATCAAAGCAAACAATCCCAATGAGCTGTTGTCAAGGTCTAAGGATATTGTGGTCAGACACAAAGACTTGCAGATGAAGAGTGGCGCTTTggagaaaaatgtgaaagaacttGAAATGGAACAAAGGAAGCTG TTTCAGATGAATGAACATGAATTACTGGAGAATAGTAATTTTTTAGGGAAATTATGCAGTACTACCAATGAACAGACAACAGCCATCACCAATAAAATCAGACGGGAGGTTCACAACCGGAAGAAACTGAAGAGAAAAGTCACCAAGCTGGAGACAGAGGTCCAGGCCTTGGAGAGCTTGGCCAAGGATGATGAGCTTCACCAGGTGCAGACACAAGATCCGACCAAGAAACAACCAAGGAAAAACGGAGAGAAGAGAGGCACCAAAGGAAGCCCAAGAAACAGAACAAGTGGCCAGAAGATATCAGAGCTCCTGGCGGCCAAGGATGCGGCTCGCGCCCAGCAGGACGAGAAGGACCTGTGGACATCAGAAGTTCAAACTGTGCCGAATCATGTCTCATCAGACTATACCATGACCTCGCCGGCCAAGTTGGCGCTGCGCAGGCACCTGTCTCAGGAATTTCAGCCAGCAGTTGATGGCCAAGGACAGGCATCAAATATTGAGGGTGAAAGCAGACTCCTCGAACTGGCTGGTAAACCTGTACAACCAACTAATTGCAGTGGACAGACCTCCATGATGCTAGATGCCAACTGTTTCAGTGAGATGCCACAAATATTACCGGGCGCTGACAGTCTGACCGCTGCAATGACTCTGAATAATGCTATTCCTGTCTCTGTTGCTACTGATCctacaaaaaattcaaagagGAACAAAAGTGGCGTTCAGAGCTCAAATTGTCCAAAGAAGAGCATGTCTCCTAAGTCGCCAAGGTCAAGGACAAGTAAGAAGTCGCCTGTCTCCAAATCCCCTGACAGGCACCAGAACTCAAAGATGATGGAGTCTTTGAAAGTGGAACAATCATCAAACAAAAGTCCAATCTCAGGGCAGGGCAGTGTGCAAAGTCCAAGGGCACACAATGGAACATTTTTCAACATGGACCACTCAATGGCAAGAGATTCCCAAAGCAATAAATCTCCTCTTGGCCACAGCACAAGTCCCATAGCTGCTTTCAACAAATCACCGCTAGGCCATAGCACTAGCCCCATAGGGGGAGGGGGTGGGTACACACAGTTGTCACCAAACCAACACGACTGCAGAGGTAATCTTACACCAGTGCAGAAACCAGCTTTAATAAGCCCATTGGAAATCATGCACCAAAGTTATGGCCAAGCAAGTTCCACAGCACCTCTCTGTGTCAATACTTCGCCGGTGACATCAACAGCCGCTGTGGCCGCGGCACTTGGGCCACCACTCAGTCCACAGAACGTCCAGTTGTACCCCTCGCCCGGCTGCAAGAGTCCAGCCAGGTTAAAGGGCAACAAACATGATGACAGCTGCATTGCTGACCAACCAAAACCACCGATCAACCACTGCGATATCAAAATGAAAGAGCAGACTCAGTACTTTGTTGGCATCAATGGACCTAACCACTCTGGTGTTACACACAAGGGGAAACCATCATCTATGAGTTGCATGAATTCAGAAGCTGTATCAGCAGTGCCACATAGCGACAGCAAACCCAGCAacaagaagaaaagaaaacagcCTTCGTCATCCCAATCACCCAACAGAATACCTCATAAGAGACAATCACCCGACAACGGAACGATCAAACCAATTAACCTTCATGAGCCACAGGACTCAATTCTCTCAATGGTTAGCACTGTCAACCAACCATTACATATCTCAGCCATTTCATCACCAGAAAGCTCAGCCAAGTCGTCTCCTGTACCAGGCCTCAACGGAGAAAACAAAGACACTACTCTCCTGGAGAAAGGGCTGTTAATTTCATCCTTGGAAAAATCTTTCCAGCTCGCAGAGAAGACAGCAGAGAATGACCCAAGTCAGAG CAGTGTCCATGACGAGAATGCAGATAGTGATCGGTGTCGACCTTTGACCCCAGGTGGGAAAACACCAGAAGCCATTGATAGTAATTTACAAG AGGAGATGTCAAGTTTGACCGGTGGTGACAAGAGTTCATCGGCGGAATCCAAGGAGGCTGCCAACACCAGATCCTTTGAAGCACACATCACCAGTGGTTTTAATGCGCTGATGGCGTATGCATCCCATCAGCTGGATAAACGAGGCAAAAAACACTGCAAGGATGCCAAGGAAGTAGGAAAGAAAGAGAGCCGGAGGCAAAGTCCAGTGGCAAATGGACCGGTACCCGAGCAAAATGACCAGTGCCGAGATCATACTAGTTTGACTAAAGAAGTTCAAGGAATGGTGAATGGAGTGGTGCTCAAAGCTGAACGCGAGACTTGTAATGGAAGGGTGGAAACAGCCAATTTACCGAGAATGTCTCCTTTAAACACACCTCCGCCTGACATCACCAACACCAAAGATAGACAGCAGCAGATTAGTCCACCTCTTATTTCCAACACTTCTCATCTGCCACAGAATAATATCACCAACAAAGACATTGGGAGAGTGAATTCTGCTAACACAAGCTTTGCAGACATTCATGTAAAGTCTGAAGTTaatttcaacccaagtttcagTGACCAGGCAAGTAACAAACGCACGGATAAAAACAGTGCAAAGGTTGTTCCAGTGCATGTATCAATGAACGACACAGAGCCAGTGGTACCGTATCATAAAAAGTTCTCACAGAGAGACAGGGATGTAGGCAGAAACCATAGCAAGCCCTGGCTGCAGAAAGGTCATCACCGTCGTAATAACCATGACAGCAAATACAACAAGTTCAATAAGAACCCAGACTGGAAGCACCAGAACAAAGTGTCCCACTTCACTGGGTTCAATGACCTGCACAGGACTGGCAACAACATGCAGATGAACAATCACGGACCTGTTCCTCCACCACTGCCTCCCCTGTTACCCCCCAGGACAAACCAAGCCATGACCTCCCCAGTGAATGAGCACTCTCCCACTTCTTATGGACCAATAGGGTTTACCGACAGACATAGTCCGGTAATGGAGGCCCAAACACCGGGGAGTAGGCTTTCTATGTCATTTACAACACCAGGGTTGAACTACCCATCGACAACGGCATCTTACATGTCAGCAGGTTTGGGTTCATATGGGAAAGGAGCATCATACCTGACTAATTCACTGTCCTCATGGGGGCCACCACCACCTAATATTTCACTCCAGCCACAATCATATGCGGGTACATCATTGCCGCCACCGCCGCCACCAAACAGAGTACCTCCAACACTGAGTGGACCTCCACCACGAATGTCAGTCTCCACACCTCCTCCAAATATCTCATTGTCTCACGGTGAGCGACCTCCACCCCCACCACCTGGAAGACCAATGAATTCTGAACCCCCACCG